The following proteins are encoded in a genomic region of Maribacter hydrothermalis:
- the sucD gene encoding succinate--CoA ligase subunit alpha → MSVLVNKDSKIIVQGFTGSEGTFHAGQMIEYGTNIVGGVTPGKGGQEHLGKPVFNTVAESVEKVGADTTIIFVPPAFAADAIMEAAEAGIKVIITITEGIPVADMVKVANYIKNRDCRLIGPNCPGVITPGEAKVGIMPGFVFKKGNVGIVSKSGTLTYEAADQVVRQGLGITTAIGIGGDPIIGTTTKEAVELLINDPETKCVVMIGEIGGQLEADAAQWYKASGSKKPVVGFIAGETAPAGRTMGHAGAIVGGSDDTAQAKKRIMRECGIHVVDSPAEIGLKVKEVMG, encoded by the coding sequence ATGAGCGTATTAGTAAATAAGGATTCAAAAATAATCGTACAAGGTTTCACGGGTAGTGAAGGTACTTTCCATGCCGGACAGATGATTGAGTACGGTACTAATATCGTAGGTGGTGTTACTCCGGGTAAAGGCGGACAGGAGCATTTAGGAAAACCTGTTTTTAACACGGTTGCTGAATCTGTTGAGAAAGTGGGTGCAGATACTACTATCATTTTTGTTCCGCCAGCATTTGCTGCAGATGCAATTATGGAAGCTGCAGAAGCAGGTATTAAAGTTATTATTACAATCACAGAAGGTATTCCTGTTGCCGATATGGTAAAAGTTGCCAACTACATTAAGAATAGAGATTGTCGTTTAATTGGTCCTAACTGTCCTGGTGTAATTACTCCAGGTGAAGCAAAGGTTGGTATTATGCCAGGTTTTGTTTTCAAAAAAGGAAATGTAGGTATCGTTTCTAAGTCGGGTACACTTACCTATGAGGCTGCTGATCAAGTAGTGCGCCAAGGGTTAGGTATTACAACTGCAATAGGTATTGGTGGCGATCCAATTATTGGAACAACTACTAAAGAAGCTGTAGAGCTTTTAATTAATGACCCAGAAACTAAATGTGTGGTTATGATCGGTGAAATCGGCGGACAGTTAGAAGCAGATGCAGCTCAGTGGTATAAAGCTAGTGGAAGTAAAAAACCAGTTGTTGGTTTTATCGCTGGTGAAACTGCTCCCGCAGGTAGAACAATGGGTCACGCAGGTGCAATTGTAGGTGGTAGCGATGATACCGCACAAGCCAAGAAGCGTATTATGAGAGAATGTGGAATTCATGTTGTTGATTCTCCAGCAGAAATTGGATTGAAAGTAAAAGAGGTAATGGGTTAA
- the lpxA gene encoding acyl-ACP--UDP-N-acetylglucosamine O-acyltransferase, with amino-acid sequence MNQPLAYIHPGAKISKNVVVEPFTTIHNNVTIGDGTWIGSNVTIMEGARIGKNCNIFPGAVISASPQDLKYDGEDTTVVIGDNTTIRECATIHKGTSDRMKTVIGKNCLIMAYCHVAHDCLVGDNCIFSNNSTLAGHVTIGDNVILAGLVAVHQFVSVGQHAFVTGGSLVRKDVPPYVKAAREPLSYVGINSVGLRRRGFVSEKIREIQNIYRILYQKNYNNTQAVQIIEAEMEATPERDEILQFIRDSQRGIMKGYFSNN; translated from the coding sequence ATGAATCAACCTTTAGCTTATATACATCCGGGTGCTAAAATATCTAAAAATGTTGTAGTAGAACCTTTTACAACCATACACAACAATGTAACAATTGGGGATGGTACTTGGATAGGTTCTAATGTAACAATTATGGAAGGTGCACGCATAGGTAAAAATTGCAATATTTTCCCTGGCGCTGTGATTTCAGCTTCTCCGCAAGATTTAAAATATGATGGGGAGGATACAACTGTTGTTATTGGTGATAATACTACTATTAGAGAGTGTGCAACTATTCATAAAGGCACATCGGATCGCATGAAAACTGTTATTGGCAAAAATTGCCTCATAATGGCTTATTGTCATGTTGCCCATGATTGTTTAGTTGGCGATAATTGTATTTTTTCAAATAACTCAACCCTAGCTGGTCATGTTACTATTGGGGACAATGTTATTCTTGCAGGCTTAGTAGCGGTACATCAATTTGTTTCTGTTGGTCAACATGCTTTTGTAACAGGAGGTTCTTTGGTTAGAAAAGATGTGCCCCCTTATGTAAAGGCGGCAAGAGAGCCATTATCATATGTAGGTATAAATTCTGTTGGTTTAAGAAGAAGAGGATTTGTATCCGAAAAAATTAGAGAGATTCAGAACATTTATCGTATTCTTTATCAAAAAAATTATAATAATACACAGGCTGTACAAATAATTGAAGCGGAAATGGAAGCAACTCCAGAACGTGATGAAATTTTGCAGTTTATTCGTGATTCTCAACGTGGTATCATGAAAGGATATTTCAGCAATAACTGA
- the efp gene encoding elongation factor P, protein MASTSDIRKGLCIRYNNDIYKIIEFLHVKPGKGPAFVRTKLRSVTNGKVLDNTFSAGHKIDDVRVETRSYQYLYPEGETYHFMNTDDYNQITLQESSLDAPGLLKEGEIVTILFNTEDSMPLSVDMPASVVLSVTYAEPGVKGNTATNATKPATVETGAEVNVPLFINEGDKIKIDTATGSYMERVKE, encoded by the coding sequence ATGGCATCTACATCAGATATACGCAAAGGATTATGTATTCGATACAATAATGATATCTATAAAATAATTGAATTTTTACATGTAAAACCAGGAAAAGGCCCTGCTTTTGTTCGTACTAAATTAAGAAGTGTTACCAATGGTAAGGTCTTGGATAATACGTTTTCGGCAGGTCATAAAATTGATGATGTAAGGGTTGAAACACGTTCGTACCAATATTTATATCCTGAAGGTGAAACCTATCATTTTATGAATACGGATGATTATAATCAAATTACGCTACAAGAAAGTTCTTTAGATGCTCCAGGTTTATTAAAAGAGGGTGAAATAGTTACGATTCTTTTTAATACGGAAGATAGCATGCCATTGTCTGTAGATATGCCTGCAAGTGTTGTTTTGTCTGTTACCTATGCCGAACCAGGTGTTAAGGGAAATACGGCAACTAATGCAACAAAACCAGCAACTGTAGAGACAGGAGCAGAGGTTAATGTACCTTTATTTATTAATGAAGGAGATAAAATAAAAATTGATACTGCTACTGGTTCTTATATGGAACGCGTAAAGGAGTAG
- the fabG gene encoding 3-oxoacyl-[acyl-carrier-protein] reductase, with amino-acid sequence MKLLEDKNVIITGASRGIGMGIAQIFADHGANVAFTYSSSEAPALELEKELKAKGVNAKAYKSNAASFQEAEELVTKVLEDFGGRIDVLINNAGITKDNLLMRMSEADFDTVIDINLKSVFNMTKAVQRTLLKQRSGSIINMSSVVGVKGNAGQTNYAASKAGMIGFTKSVALELGSRNIRCNAIAPGFIETEMTDKLDEKTVQGWRDGIPLKRGGSTEDIANACLYFASDLSSYVTGQVLNVDGGMLT; translated from the coding sequence ATGAAATTATTAGAAGATAAAAACGTAATTATTACAGGAGCAAGTAGAGGAATAGGTATGGGCATTGCTCAAATTTTTGCCGATCATGGAGCTAATGTAGCTTTTACTTATAGCTCTAGCGAAGCACCTGCTCTTGAATTAGAAAAAGAATTAAAAGCTAAAGGCGTTAATGCCAAGGCCTATAAAAGTAATGCAGCTAGTTTTCAGGAAGCTGAAGAATTGGTTACTAAAGTTTTAGAGGATTTTGGAGGACGAATTGATGTGTTGATCAATAATGCGGGTATTACAAAAGATAATCTGCTAATGCGTATGTCAGAGGCCGATTTTGATACGGTAATCGATATCAATTTAAAGTCTGTTTTTAATATGACCAAAGCGGTGCAACGTACCTTATTAAAACAACGTAGTGGGTCTATTATAAATATGAGTAGTGTTGTTGGTGTCAAGGGTAATGCAGGACAAACTAACTATGCTGCATCTAAAGCTGGTATGATCGGTTTCACAAAGTCTGTAGCACTTGAATTAGGTTCAAGAAATATTAGATGTAATGCCATTGCGCCTGGATTTATTGAAACTGAAATGACCGATAAGCTTGATGAAAAAACGGTACAAGGATGGAGAGATGGTATTCCATTAAAGCGTGGTGGTTCTACCGAAGATATTGCAAATGCATGTCTATATTTTGCTTCGGACCTTTCTAGTTATGTTACGGGACAGGTGCTGAATGTAGACGGTGGTATGCTTACCTAA
- a CDS encoding bifunctional UDP-3-O-[3-hydroxymyristoyl] N-acetylglucosamine deacetylase/3-hydroxyacyl-ACP dehydratase, translating to MSITNNKQRTIGKEVSLTGVGLHTGSNVTIKFLPASENHGYAFKRVDLEGEPIIPADANLVVNTQRGTNLEKNGVKIQTSEHVLAALVGLEIDNVLIELNAAEPPIMDGSSKFFVEVLEKAGIVEQDAIRDEYIVKEVISFKDDKTGSEITIIPSDEYQVMTMVDFGTKVLGTQNATLDKLSDFKAEISNARTFSFLHELEMLLENGLIKGGDLNNAIVYVDKEISEATMLKLEKAFNKKKLSVKANGILDNLTLHQPNEAARHKLLDVIGDLALIGTRIRGKIIANKPGHYVNNQFAKKLAQIIKLEKRNYVPKYDLSLPPLMDIHKIMDMLPHRPPFLLIDRIIELSDEHVVGMKNVTMNEPFFTGHFPGAPVMPGVLQVEAMAQTGGILVLSTVPDPENYLTLFMKIDKVKFKRQVLPGDTLIFHCSLITPIRRGICHMQAYAYANDKLVSEAELMAQIVKRT from the coding sequence ATGAGTATAACAAATAACAAACAAAGGACAATTGGTAAAGAGGTAAGTCTAACGGGAGTTGGTCTGCATACCGGAAGTAACGTTACTATAAAATTTTTACCAGCTAGTGAAAATCATGGCTATGCATTTAAAAGGGTAGATTTAGAAGGCGAACCTATTATACCTGCTGATGCAAACCTTGTGGTGAATACACAAAGAGGTACTAATTTAGAAAAGAATGGTGTAAAAATTCAAACTTCGGAGCATGTATTAGCAGCGTTGGTTGGTCTAGAAATAGACAATGTACTAATAGAGCTGAATGCCGCAGAGCCACCAATTATGGATGGTTCTTCAAAATTCTTTGTTGAAGTTTTGGAAAAGGCAGGAATTGTTGAACAAGATGCAATTAGGGATGAATATATCGTTAAAGAAGTAATATCATTTAAAGATGATAAAACTGGTAGCGAAATAACCATTATCCCTTCAGATGAGTATCAGGTGATGACCATGGTAGATTTTGGCACCAAAGTTTTAGGAACACAAAACGCAACTTTAGATAAGCTTTCAGATTTTAAAGCTGAAATTTCTAATGCGCGTACGTTTAGTTTTCTTCATGAGTTGGAAATGCTTTTGGAAAACGGTTTAATTAAAGGAGGAGATTTAAATAATGCGATCGTATATGTAGACAAGGAAATTTCTGAAGCAACTATGCTTAAATTAGAAAAGGCCTTTAATAAAAAGAAACTTTCTGTAAAAGCTAATGGAATTTTGGATAACTTAACTCTACATCAACCCAACGAAGCAGCAAGACATAAACTTTTAGATGTTATAGGTGATTTAGCCTTAATAGGCACGCGTATACGTGGAAAAATTATTGCAAATAAACCAGGACATTATGTTAATAATCAGTTTGCAAAAAAACTTGCCCAAATAATAAAATTAGAAAAGAGAAACTACGTACCAAAGTACGATTTAAGTTTACCTCCACTGATGGATATTCATAAAATTATGGATATGCTTCCTCATAGACCGCCATTTTTGTTGATTGACCGTATTATTGAACTTTCTGATGAACATGTTGTTGGGATGAAAAACGTGACTATGAACGAACCATTTTTCACTGGTCACTTTCCTGGAGCTCCAGTAATGCCTGGTGTATTACAGGTTGAAGCTATGGCACAAACGGGTGGTATTTTAGTTTTAAGTACCGTTCCGGATCCTGAGAATTATTTGACCTTGTTTATGAAAATAGATAAAGTGAAATTTAAAAGACAAGTACTGCCTGGAGATACATTAATATTCCATTGTAGTCTAATTACTCCTATTAGAAGAGGTATTTGCCACATGCAGGCATACGCTTATGCTAATGATAAATTGGTTAGCGAAGCAGAGTTAATGGCTCAAATAGTTAAAAGAACTTAG
- a CDS encoding UDP-3-O-(3-hydroxymyristoyl)glucosamine N-acyltransferase, whose amino-acid sequence MKFPTTFSLKQIADIISCEYVGQDDYPVLGMNEIHVVEKGDIVFVDHPKYYDKALQSKASIILINKKVTCPDGKALLLSDDPFKDFNKLTTFFQPFVPCSQSIAATAQIGKNTVVQPNSFIGNNVVIGDNCIIHSNVSIYDNCIIGNNVTIHAGSVLGADAFYYKKRPEGFDKLISGGRVVLKDNVDIGALCTIDRGVTGDTTIGFGTKLDNQVHVGHDTVIGEKCLIASQTGIAGCVIIEDEVTLWGQVGTNSGITIGSKAVIMGQTGVTKSVKGGRSYFGTPIEESREKLKQLAYIKKIPEIIKKMDKK is encoded by the coding sequence TTGAAATTTCCGACTACTTTTTCTTTAAAACAAATTGCTGATATCATCTCTTGCGAATATGTAGGTCAAGATGATTACCCTGTTCTTGGCATGAACGAAATTCATGTTGTAGAGAAAGGGGATATTGTTTTTGTTGATCATCCTAAATATTATGATAAAGCTTTACAATCAAAGGCTAGTATCATCTTAATTAACAAAAAGGTAACGTGCCCAGACGGTAAGGCCTTGTTACTTTCGGATGATCCTTTCAAAGATTTTAATAAGCTTACTACATTTTTTCAACCATTTGTACCTTGTAGTCAATCTATTGCTGCAACAGCACAAATTGGGAAAAATACCGTAGTGCAACCAAATTCGTTCATAGGAAATAATGTGGTTATTGGAGATAATTGTATCATACACTCCAATGTATCAATTTATGATAATTGCATAATTGGCAACAATGTAACCATACACGCGGGTTCCGTTTTAGGTGCAGATGCATTTTATTATAAAAAACGTCCAGAAGGCTTTGATAAATTAATATCAGGCGGAAGGGTCGTTTTGAAAGATAACGTTGATATCGGTGCTCTTTGTACCATTGATAGGGGAGTTACGGGTGATACGACTATAGGATTCGGAACCAAATTAGATAACCAAGTACATGTTGGTCACGATACGGTAATTGGCGAGAAATGTTTAATAGCTTCGCAAACGGGTATTGCAGGTTGTGTAATTATTGAAGATGAAGTAACACTCTGGGGGCAAGTTGGGACCAATAGCGGAATAACCATTGGTTCTAAAGCCGTTATTATGGGGCAAACCGGAGTAACAAAATCTGTGAAGGGAGGTAGGAGTTATTTTGGCACTCCTATTGAAGAATCACGTGAAAAGCTGAAACAATTGGCATATATCAAGAAAATTCCAGAAATAATTAAAAAAATGGATAAGAAATAA